One region of Polynucleobacter paneuropaeus genomic DNA includes:
- the mnmG gene encoding tRNA uridine-5-carboxymethylaminomethyl(34) synthesis enzyme MnmG encodes MHYSKNFDVIVVGGGHAGTEAALAAARMGCETLLITHSIETLGAMSCNPSIGGIGKGHLVKEIDAMGGAMAAATDEAGIQFRILNSSKGPAVRATRAQGDRILYKAAIRRRLENQDNLSLFQAAVDDLLVIGDRVQGVVTQTGLEFMAPKVVLNAGTFLDGKIHVGLNNYAGGRAGDPASVSLSARLKELKLPQGRLKTGTPPRIDGRTIDFSVMQEQPGDLDPIPVFSYLGRPEQHPRQVPCWISHTNEQTHDIIRGGLDRSPMYTGVIEGVGPRYCPSIEDKIHRFASRNSHQIFLEPEGLTTHEYYPNGISTSLPFDVQWDLVRSIRGLEAAEIVRPGYAIEYDFFDPRQLRHSLETRAISGLYFAGQINGTTGYEEAAAQGMLAGINAGLASRDKAPWIPKRSESYIGVLVDDLITRGVQEPYRMFTSRAEYRLSLREDNADLRLTTIGRDLGLVDDHRWAVFSRKQEAVSRETSRLHEIWIGPRHENAPAISDLLGQDLSHECSLAEILKRPGVTYGQLMDLSGGAWSPGPLDEDLGLAEQIADQVEISVKYQGYIDRQAVEIARQEHNESFPLPENLDYTAVVGLSKEVQQKLNLHKPETLGQAGRISGVTPAALSLLLVHLKKGLGRTQETA; translated from the coding sequence ATGCACTATTCCAAAAATTTCGATGTGATTGTGGTTGGTGGTGGTCATGCCGGGACCGAGGCCGCCCTTGCTGCCGCCCGGATGGGTTGTGAAACCCTATTAATTACGCACAGTATCGAAACTTTGGGCGCCATGAGCTGCAATCCCTCTATTGGTGGGATTGGCAAGGGCCATTTAGTTAAAGAAATTGATGCAATGGGCGGGGCAATGGCGGCCGCCACGGATGAGGCCGGAATTCAGTTTCGAATCCTAAATTCTAGTAAAGGCCCAGCAGTCCGCGCTACTCGCGCTCAAGGCGATCGCATCTTATACAAAGCAGCCATTAGACGACGTTTGGAGAACCAAGACAATTTGAGCCTATTTCAGGCGGCAGTAGATGACTTGTTGGTGATTGGCGATCGGGTCCAGGGTGTGGTGACGCAAACCGGACTCGAGTTCATGGCCCCCAAGGTAGTTTTGAACGCAGGTACATTCTTGGATGGAAAAATCCACGTTGGCCTTAATAACTATGCTGGGGGGCGAGCTGGAGACCCAGCCTCAGTCTCGCTATCTGCAAGGCTTAAAGAGCTCAAACTGCCACAAGGCCGACTTAAAACGGGCACCCCACCCCGAATTGATGGGCGCACGATTGATTTTTCAGTAATGCAAGAGCAGCCTGGCGACCTTGATCCAATTCCCGTGTTTTCTTATTTGGGCAGGCCCGAGCAGCACCCTAGACAGGTTCCTTGCTGGATTTCTCACACCAATGAGCAAACCCATGACATTATTCGAGGCGGGTTGGACCGATCGCCAATGTACACGGGCGTGATCGAGGGCGTTGGACCTCGCTATTGCCCCTCTATTGAGGACAAAATCCACCGCTTCGCCTCCAGAAATAGCCACCAAATTTTCTTAGAGCCTGAGGGTCTAACTACCCATGAGTATTATCCAAATGGCATTTCTACCAGCCTACCCTTCGATGTTCAATGGGATTTGGTAAGAAGCATTCGGGGTTTAGAGGCTGCTGAGATTGTTCGTCCAGGATACGCCATTGAGTATGACTTCTTTGACCCTAGACAGTTGCGCCATAGCCTAGAAACAAGGGCTATCTCTGGCCTCTACTTCGCGGGGCAAATTAATGGCACTACTGGCTATGAGGAGGCCGCAGCCCAAGGTATGCTGGCAGGTATAAATGCTGGTCTGGCCTCTAGAGATAAAGCTCCCTGGATCCCCAAACGAAGCGAATCCTACATAGGCGTTCTTGTAGACGATCTCATTACACGTGGTGTCCAAGAGCCCTATCGTATGTTTACTAGTCGGGCGGAATATCGCCTTAGCTTGAGGGAAGACAATGCAGATTTGCGTCTGACTACCATTGGGCGAGATCTTGGCTTGGTTGACGACCATCGCTGGGCTGTTTTCAGTAGAAAGCAAGAGGCTGTTTCACGTGAAACATCTCGTCTCCATGAAATTTGGATCGGCCCTCGACATGAAAACGCACCAGCGATTTCTGACCTACTGGGGCAGGATTTATCCCACGAATGCAGTTTGGCTGAAATATTGAAGCGGCCAGGCGTGACATATGGGCAGCTGATGGATCTGTCTGGGGGCGCTTGGTCGCCCGGCCCATTGGATGAAGATTTGGGTCTGGCCGAGCAAATTGCCGACCAAGTCGAAATTTCAGTGAAGTACCAAGGATACATAGATCGTCAGGCGGTAGAAATTGCCCGTCAGGAGCATAACGAAAGTTTTCCATTGCCTGAAAATTTGGACTACACCGCAGTTGTGGGCCTATCAAAAGAGGTTCAACAAAAGCTTAACTTGCATAAGCCAGAAACCCTTGGCCAAGCGGGGCGCATTTCTGGAGTAACCCCCGCTGCTCTTTCCTTGCTGCTGGTTCACCTCAAAAAGGGTCTAGGAAGAACTCAGGAGACTGCGTGA
- the rsmG gene encoding 16S rRNA (guanine(527)-N(7))-methyltransferase RsmG: protein MTEGLLSLGIEDLGLGLSGANIDRLELFLQEMARWNRVHNLTAIEDQKDSVVLHLIDSIAVLPIMDQFLGNKAVAIADLGSGGGLPAIPLAILRPEWRLTLIEAVRKKTAFLQHARGKLELKNTEILSERVEAVAKRRPGEFDAVISRAFTSLANFLELSLPLLKPDGLVFAMKAKRADEELQEVSLDQWRLIADEPLQIPKLKVERRLLVLTPVRKSPI, encoded by the coding sequence GTGACCGAAGGCCTGCTGTCCCTTGGCATAGAGGATCTTGGGCTTGGTTTAAGCGGGGCTAATATCGATCGGCTTGAGCTGTTTTTACAAGAAATGGCTCGCTGGAATCGAGTTCACAATTTGACTGCTATAGAGGATCAAAAAGACTCAGTAGTATTGCATCTTATTGATTCTATTGCAGTTTTACCAATTATGGATCAATTTTTAGGAAACAAGGCCGTGGCGATTGCCGATTTAGGTTCTGGTGGCGGACTGCCGGCTATACCCCTTGCGATTCTTCGTCCCGAGTGGAGGCTAACTTTAATTGAGGCAGTCAGAAAAAAGACGGCCTTTTTGCAGCACGCAAGGGGTAAGTTAGAACTCAAAAATACAGAAATACTGAGCGAGCGCGTTGAGGCTGTTGCAAAAAGACGCCCCGGGGAATTTGATGCAGTGATTTCTAGAGCGTTTACAAGCTTGGCCAATTTTTTAGAGCTCTCCCTCCCCCTACTCAAGCCTGACGGCTTAGTCTTTGCAATGAAAGCCAAGCGCGCAGACGAAGAGCTACAAGAGGTTTCTTTAGATCAATGGCGACTCATTGCGGATGAGCCCTTGCAAATACCTAAGCTCAAGGTTGAAAGACGGCTCTTAGTTTTGACCCCCGTGAGAAAATCACCCATTTAG
- a CDS encoding ParA family protein — protein MAKIFCIANQKGGVGKTTTAVNLAAGLAGHHQRVLLVDLDPQGNATMGSGIEKADLSASVYQVLIGLASVKESAQRCESSGFDVLPANRDLAGAEIELVELEARELRLKEALATVANDYDFILIDCPPALSLLTLNGLCAANGVIVPMQCEYFALEGLSDLVNTIKRVHANLNPDLQIIGLLRVMFDARMTLQQQVSDQLIEHFGDKVFKTIIPRNVRLAEAPSYGLPGVAFDKSSRGAKSYLDFGAEMVERIKQM, from the coding sequence ATGGCAAAAATATTTTGTATTGCAAATCAAAAAGGCGGCGTCGGTAAAACAACTACCGCAGTCAATTTGGCTGCTGGCTTAGCGGGCCACCATCAGCGCGTATTACTGGTTGATTTGGATCCTCAAGGCAATGCAACCATGGGCTCAGGAATCGAGAAGGCAGACTTGAGCGCAAGTGTGTACCAAGTTTTGATTGGCCTTGCCTCTGTAAAAGAAAGTGCACAACGTTGTGAAAGTTCGGGCTTTGATGTCTTGCCAGCCAATCGTGATTTAGCAGGTGCAGAAATTGAACTGGTTGAGTTGGAAGCGCGCGAATTGCGTTTGAAAGAAGCGCTCGCTACTGTGGCAAATGACTACGACTTTATTTTGATTGACTGTCCCCCCGCACTTTCTTTGCTGACGCTCAATGGATTGTGCGCAGCTAATGGTGTGATTGTGCCGATGCAGTGTGAATACTTTGCATTAGAAGGCTTATCCGATTTGGTGAACACCATTAAGCGAGTGCATGCAAATCTCAATCCAGATCTACAGATTATTGGATTGCTGCGTGTGATGTTTGATGCACGTATGACTTTGCAGCAACAAGTATCAGATCAGTTGATCGAACACTTTGGTGACAAAGTGTTCAAGACCATTATTCCGCGCAATGTCCGGCTGGCTGAGGCTCCGTCCTATGGCCTTCCTGGCGTAGCCTTTGATAAGTCATCCAGGGGCGCTAAGTCCTACTTAGACTTTGGGGCTGAGATGGTTGAACGAATTAAGCAAATGTAA
- a CDS encoding ParB/RepB/Spo0J family partition protein: MVAIKKKGLGRGLEALLGEKAEAANVSTEINRLPLSALQPGKYQPRQKMETGALNELAESIREQGIMQPLLVRLVAAGKYEIIAGERRYRAATIVGLKEVPVLVSAADDQSAAAMALIENMQREDLNALEEAQGLARLIEEFGFTHEQAAKAVGKSRSAISNLLRLIQLVKPVQAMLIAGEIDMGHARALLPLPGSSQVALAQKIAAQGLSVREAERMAAALALAGGQIGDKKPKKQMGSESVDTDPDMKRLSREISDLIGLGAEFRIKGKGGELRIQFSQFDELDSLLKKLGIEANR, from the coding sequence ATGGTTGCCATTAAGAAAAAAGGTTTGGGGCGCGGCTTAGAGGCTTTGCTCGGAGAAAAAGCTGAGGCTGCAAATGTTTCGACAGAAATTAATCGTTTACCACTCTCTGCTTTGCAGCCCGGTAAATATCAGCCACGTCAAAAAATGGAGACCGGCGCCTTAAATGAGCTAGCAGAAAGTATTCGCGAACAAGGAATCATGCAACCGTTGTTGGTGCGCTTGGTTGCTGCTGGCAAGTATGAAATTATTGCGGGCGAGCGCCGTTATCGCGCAGCAACTATAGTGGGCCTAAAAGAAGTTCCCGTGTTAGTTTCTGCTGCCGATGATCAATCTGCCGCTGCCATGGCTCTGATTGAGAATATGCAGCGTGAGGATTTAAACGCGCTCGAAGAGGCCCAAGGTCTGGCCCGACTGATTGAAGAGTTTGGTTTTACGCATGAGCAGGCCGCGAAAGCGGTAGGAAAATCTCGCAGCGCGATTTCTAATTTACTGCGCTTAATCCAATTGGTTAAGCCTGTGCAGGCCATGCTGATTGCTGGTGAAATCGATATGGGTCATGCGCGGGCTTTATTGCCTTTACCAGGGTCAAGTCAAGTTGCCCTGGCACAAAAAATAGCCGCCCAAGGCTTATCAGTGCGAGAGGCCGAAAGAATGGCGGCTGCATTGGCCCTTGCCGGCGGCCAAATTGGGGATAAAAAACCTAAAAAGCAGATGGGATCAGAGTCTGTGGACACTGATCCCGATATGAAGAGGCTTTCTAGAGAGATCTCGGATTTAATTGGTCTGGGGGCGGAATTTAGAATTAAGGGCAAGGGCGGGGAATTGCGAATTCAATTTAGCCAATTTGACGAGCTTGATTCCTTGCTAAAAAAACTGGGTATTGAGGCAAATCGGTAA
- a CDS encoding ATP synthase subunit I translates to MSLDQRPNPKIASWEDSEHDNYRVYSKAELDALRLANPKKFASINSWRVILAQITITALLGVLWGIFTEANTRSVYTYSALVGGLIGFLPSALFLLRLTAAKKNSKSNPGGYLAAVVSGEFIKILATFLLFIGFALKQPDLKWIPLLVTYLATLQCYLLAWFWK, encoded by the coding sequence TTGAGCCTAGATCAGCGCCCAAATCCGAAAATCGCATCTTGGGAAGATTCGGAGCACGATAACTACCGCGTCTATAGCAAAGCGGAACTGGATGCATTGCGTCTGGCGAACCCTAAAAAATTTGCCTCAATTAACAGTTGGCGAGTCATTCTTGCGCAAATAACGATTACAGCGCTTTTGGGGGTCCTTTGGGGTATTTTCACTGAAGCAAATACCAGAAGCGTTTATACTTATTCGGCTTTAGTTGGTGGTTTGATTGGATTTTTGCCTTCGGCGCTATTTTTGTTGCGATTAACAGCAGCTAAAAAGAATTCCAAATCAAATCCTGGCGGCTACTTAGCAGCGGTTGTGTCTGGTGAATTTATTAAAATCCTGGCAACTTTCCTTCTGTTTATTGGCTTTGCCCTTAAGCAACCGGATTTGAAATGGATACCATTGCTTGTTACTTATCTGGCTACGTTGCAGTGTTACTTGCTAGCGTGGTTTTGGAAATAA
- the atpB gene encoding F0F1 ATP synthase subunit A — protein MSSEVNAAAEMAHNVASEPLTPTAYIAEHLQNLNTLGGHQASIIDFSVVNLDTMFWTTLMGLLAVFLLVIAARRASPGVPGRFQCLVEMLVEMVETQSKGIVHGDRSYVAPLALFVFCWIILLNTLDLIPVDWIFGVNQFIGSFGVHVPHHKIVPTTDLNATLGLSFSVLLLVFYYSFKVKGFGGFMHELVSAPFGAKWYLAPFNLVLNIIEYVAKGVSLGMRLFGNMYAGELIFLLIALLGSMWTFNLDLYMLGFVGNVLAGSAWAIFHILVILLQAFIFMMLTLVYIGQAHSHH, from the coding sequence ATGTCTAGCGAAGTAAACGCAGCGGCAGAAATGGCCCACAACGTGGCGAGTGAACCTCTTACTCCTACAGCTTATATTGCCGAACATCTACAAAACTTGAATACCCTTGGCGGCCATCAAGCCTCCATCATTGACTTCAGCGTAGTTAACCTAGACACCATGTTTTGGACCACATTAATGGGTCTGCTGGCTGTTTTCCTATTAGTCATCGCCGCTCGCAGAGCTTCCCCAGGTGTTCCTGGCCGCTTCCAGTGTTTAGTTGAAATGTTGGTTGAGATGGTCGAAACCCAATCTAAGGGAATTGTTCATGGCGACAGATCTTATGTTGCCCCCCTCGCGCTATTCGTGTTTTGCTGGATCATTCTTTTAAATACCTTGGACCTCATCCCAGTGGATTGGATTTTTGGGGTCAATCAATTTATCGGTAGCTTTGGTGTGCATGTGCCCCACCACAAAATTGTTCCAACGACAGACCTTAATGCAACATTGGGGCTGTCCTTTTCGGTATTGCTCTTAGTTTTTTATTACAGCTTCAAGGTCAAGGGTTTTGGCGGATTCATGCATGAGTTAGTTTCCGCACCATTTGGCGCTAAGTGGTACTTGGCCCCATTCAATTTGGTTTTGAACATCATCGAGTATGTTGCTAAAGGCGTTTCTTTAGGAATGCGACTTTTCGGCAATATGTATGCAGGCGAACTCATCTTTTTGTTGATTGCGCTCTTGGGAAGTATGTGGACCTTTAATCTCGACCTTTATATGTTGGGCTTCGTTGGCAACGTCTTAGCTGGCTCGGCATGGGCGATCTTCCACATCTTAGTTATCCTGTTGCAAGCTTTTATTTTCATGATGTTGACCTTGGTTTACATTGGCCAAGCTCATAGTCACCATTAA
- the atpE gene encoding F0F1 ATP synthase subunit C, with protein sequence MQAFLANIQGLTAIGIGLIIGLGALGACLGIGLMGGKFIEGAARQPELINELQTKMFLLAGLIDAAFLIGVGVAMLFAFANPLLAVIK encoded by the coding sequence ATGCAAGCATTCTTAGCTAACATTCAAGGGCTGACCGCTATCGGTATCGGCCTCATCATCGGCCTCGGCGCTTTAGGTGCCTGTTTAGGCATTGGTTTGATGGGCGGTAAGTTCATCGAAGGTGCGGCTCGTCAGCCCGAACTCATCAACGAATTGCAAACCAAGATGTTCCTCTTGGCTGGTTTGATCGACGCTGCGTTCTTGATCGGCGTTGGTGTTGCAATGTTGTTTGCTTTCGCAAACCCACTGCTCGCAGTTATTAAGTAA
- a CDS encoding F0F1 ATP synthase subunit B, giving the protein MNLNATLFAQMIVFFVLWWVVARFVWPPLIKALDERSSKIADGLAAAERGKEELAMANNAAEQELSKARQEGVQRVAEAEKRAQMSAEEIRANAQAEAARIISQAKEDADQQVTRAREVLRAEVAVLAVKGAEQILRREVDAKAHGALLDQLKAEL; this is encoded by the coding sequence GTGAATCTGAACGCGACCCTATTCGCGCAAATGATCGTTTTCTTTGTCTTATGGTGGGTTGTCGCACGCTTTGTGTGGCCACCACTAATTAAGGCATTAGATGAGCGTTCAAGCAAAATTGCTGATGGCTTAGCTGCTGCTGAGCGCGGCAAAGAAGAATTAGCAATGGCAAATAATGCTGCCGAACAAGAGCTTTCTAAGGCTCGTCAAGAAGGTGTGCAGCGTGTTGCTGAAGCTGAAAAACGTGCACAAATGTCTGCAGAAGAAATTCGTGCCAATGCACAAGCAGAAGCTGCGCGCATTATTTCTCAAGCTAAAGAAGATGCTGATCAGCAAGTCACCCGTGCTCGCGAAGTATTGCGTGCCGAGGTTGCTGTACTTGCTGTTAAAGGCGCTGAGCAAATTTTGCGTCGCGAGGTTGATGCCAAAGCCCATGGCGCATTGCTTGATCAACTGAAGGCAGAGCTTTGA
- a CDS encoding F0F1 ATP synthase subunit delta produces MAELATIARPYAEALFQSAKPAELASFMEQLGELAQLAVLPEIASLSNNPKVSADDLTKLLSGMVKTKLDGKTLSFLSLVNQNHRLAAVPEIANQFEAMKNKSEGAAEVMITSAFPLEGSALNDLLSSLKKRFGGKELRPTIQVDPALIGGVRIQVGDEVMDSSVKARLARMQASLGA; encoded by the coding sequence ATGGCTGAGTTAGCCACGATTGCTCGCCCTTATGCTGAGGCGCTTTTTCAAAGCGCTAAACCAGCTGAGCTTGCTTCATTCATGGAGCAGTTAGGTGAATTGGCCCAGCTTGCTGTGCTGCCTGAAATTGCAAGTCTGTCTAATAATCCAAAGGTATCTGCGGATGACTTAACCAAGCTCTTATCTGGAATGGTAAAGACAAAGCTTGATGGCAAGACCTTAAGTTTTTTAAGTCTCGTGAATCAAAACCATCGCTTAGCTGCTGTTCCTGAAATTGCAAATCAATTTGAGGCAATGAAGAACAAGAGCGAAGGTGCGGCAGAAGTAATGATTACCAGCGCATTTCCTTTAGAGGGTTCTGCGCTGAATGATTTGTTGTCAAGTTTGAAGAAGCGCTTTGGGGGCAAAGAATTACGCCCAACTATTCAAGTTGATCCAGCTTTGATTGGCGGTGTCCGCATTCAAGTTGGCGACGAAGTGATGGATAGTTCCGTTAAGGCACGGTTAGCTCGAATGCAAGCAAGTCTTGGCGCATAA
- the atpA gene encoding F0F1 ATP synthase subunit alpha: MQLNPSEISELIKSRISELGVDAKSRNEGTVISVTDGICRVHGLSGVMQGEMLEFPNNTIGLALNLERDSVGAVVLGEYTHIKEGDPVKCTGRILEVPVGPELLGRVVNALGQPIDGKGPINTKLTDFIEKVAPGVIARQSVSQPVQTGLKAIDAMVPIGRGQRELIIGDRQTGKTAVAVDAIINQKGKGVYCVYVAIGQKASTIANVVRKLTELGAMEYTVVVAASASESAAMQYLSAYAGCTMGEYFRDRGEDALIVYDDLTKQAVAYRQISLLLRRPPGREAYPGDVFYLHSRLLERAARVNAEYVEKFTNGAVKGKTGSLTALPIIETQAGDVSAFVPTNVISITDGQIFLETDLFNAGVRPAINAGISVSRVGGAAQTKVIKKLSGGIRTDLAQYRELAAFAQFASDLDEATRKQLERGRRVTELCKQAQYKPLQVWEMAASLYAVNNGFFDDIEVKNVLPFEKGLQDHLKSKYADLVGRIEETKDLSKEDEAALRAAIEDYKRSAAF; this comes from the coding sequence ATGCAACTCAACCCATCCGAGATCAGCGAGCTGATCAAAAGCCGAATTAGCGAACTAGGCGTTGATGCCAAATCTCGCAATGAAGGCACTGTTATTTCAGTAACTGACGGTATCTGCCGCGTACATGGATTGTCTGGTGTGATGCAGGGCGAAATGTTGGAGTTCCCTAACAACACAATCGGCCTCGCTTTGAACCTAGAGCGCGATTCTGTTGGTGCCGTAGTGTTGGGTGAATACACCCACATTAAAGAAGGCGACCCAGTTAAATGTACGGGTCGTATTTTGGAAGTTCCAGTTGGACCAGAGTTACTCGGTCGCGTTGTAAACGCACTGGGTCAGCCCATTGATGGCAAGGGTCCAATTAATACTAAATTAACTGACTTTATTGAAAAAGTTGCTCCCGGCGTTATCGCACGTCAATCTGTTAGTCAGCCAGTTCAAACTGGTTTGAAGGCGATTGATGCGATGGTTCCAATCGGACGCGGTCAGCGCGAGTTGATCATTGGCGACCGTCAAACTGGTAAGACAGCGGTAGCAGTTGATGCGATCATTAACCAAAAAGGTAAAGGTGTTTATTGCGTTTACGTGGCGATCGGTCAAAAAGCTTCCACCATTGCTAACGTAGTTCGTAAGCTCACAGAATTAGGCGCGATGGAGTACACCGTAGTGGTTGCAGCGAGTGCTTCTGAGTCTGCAGCGATGCAGTATCTTTCTGCTTACGCAGGCTGCACAATGGGTGAATACTTCCGCGATCGTGGCGAAGATGCATTAATCGTATATGACGACTTAACTAAACAAGCCGTTGCTTATCGTCAGATCTCCCTATTGCTCCGTCGTCCACCAGGCCGTGAAGCTTACCCTGGCGACGTGTTCTACCTCCACTCACGCTTGCTCGAGCGCGCCGCTCGTGTGAATGCGGAATATGTTGAGAAATTTACGAATGGCGCTGTGAAAGGCAAGACCGGTTCTTTGACCGCATTGCCAATTATTGAGACTCAGGCGGGCGACGTTTCTGCCTTCGTTCCAACCAACGTGATTTCGATTACTGATGGTCAGATCTTCTTGGAAACCGATTTGTTCAATGCTGGTGTGCGTCCTGCGATTAACGCCGGTATTTCTGTTTCCCGCGTTGGTGGTGCTGCACAAACTAAAGTAATTAAAAAATTGTCTGGCGGTATTCGTACTGACTTAGCACAATATCGTGAATTGGCAGCGTTTGCTCAGTTCGCATCGGATCTTGACGAAGCAACCCGCAAGCAGCTCGAGCGCGGTCGCCGTGTTACAGAATTGTGTAAGCAAGCGCAATACAAGCCGCTCCAAGTTTGGGAAATGGCCGCTTCGCTCTATGCAGTGAACAATGGCTTTTTCGATGACATTGAAGTCAAGAACGTATTGCCATTCGAAAAAGGCTTACAAGATCATTTGAAATCTAAGTATGCGGACTTAGTTGGCCGCATTGAAGAAACCAAAGATCTGAGCAAAGAAGACGAAGCTGCATTGCGGGCTGCGATTGAGGACTACAAGCGTTCAGCAGCCTTCTAA
- the atpG gene encoding F0F1 ATP synthase subunit gamma codes for MAGTKEIRSKIKSVQNTRKITKAMEMVAASKMRRAQERMRNARPYAEKIREIVANLSKANPEYRPAYMATREVKKIGTILVTTDKGLCGGLNTNVLRLIANQVRDMQAKSIEIAYTAIGSKGLQFLNRSKAKLISQTIQIGDTPHLDVLIGAITAQLEAFEKGEIDAVYLGYTRFVNAMKQEPVLEKLLPLEPAALVAADKSGPSWDYIYEPDAESILNGLLKRYVEAMIYQAVAENMASEQSARMVSMKAASDNAKNVIGELQLDYNKTRQAAITKELSEIVGGAAAV; via the coding sequence ATGGCAGGCACAAAAGAGATACGATCAAAGATCAAGAGCGTACAAAATACGCGCAAGATCACAAAGGCAATGGAAATGGTCGCCGCATCCAAGATGCGTCGCGCCCAGGAGCGTATGCGTAATGCGCGCCCATATGCTGAAAAAATTCGTGAAATTGTTGCTAATCTTTCTAAAGCGAATCCTGAGTACCGCCCTGCCTATATGGCGACTCGCGAAGTGAAGAAAATTGGCACGATCTTGGTTACAACAGACAAAGGCTTGTGCGGCGGTTTAAATACCAACGTATTGCGTTTGATTGCAAATCAAGTGCGCGATATGCAAGCTAAAAGTATTGAGATTGCTTACACGGCGATTGGCTCTAAGGGCCTTCAATTTTTGAATCGCTCAAAAGCAAAGCTCATCTCTCAAACAATTCAAATTGGTGATACACCCCATTTAGATGTTTTGATTGGCGCGATTACTGCTCAGTTAGAGGCGTTTGAAAAAGGTGAGATTGATGCTGTGTATTTGGGGTACACCCGCTTTGTTAATGCAATGAAACAAGAGCCGGTTTTAGAAAAGCTGTTGCCTCTAGAGCCAGCTGCTTTAGTGGCAGCAGATAAGTCCGGCCCGTCTTGGGACTATATCTATGAGCCAGACGCAGAATCGATTTTGAATGGTTTGTTGAAGCGTTACGTTGAGGCAATGATTTATCAGGCTGTTGCCGAAAACATGGCCTCTGAGCAATCTGCCCGCATGGTCTCTATGAAGGCCGCGTCAGATAACGCGAAGAACGTAATTGGTGAATTGCAATTGGATTACAACAAAACACGACAAGCTGCTATTACTAAAGAGTTGTCAGAGATTGTTGGTGGAGCGGCCGCTGTTTAA